Below is a genomic region from Methanophagales archaeon.
GCATCAAGAACAGGTTCGGGCGTTAGACTCGTCGCTGCTGTGTCCATGTATATTATACCAGACTCCAGAATAGTGAAATCACGCCTTATCCGCTCTGTATCTATATCTGTCATAATTTTATACCCTACATCTCTTTTTCTTCTCTTCTCCTATTTATTAATTGTTGATCGATGAACAACCGTAATAAGGACAGGCACGTGATAGAGACGCTGGGAAGAGCAAGGGTGGTAGTGGAGGATGGTAAAGTGGTGGAGATTGGGAGACCGGTACTGAAATACTGTCCTTTATGGGCGAAGATAAGGGGGATAGAGGAGATAAATGAACGGGTGATCAGAGATAATGTGGAGTTCAGGATACGAGATTTCGGCATGTGTACTGCGGAGAGGGCGCTGGAGCTAGATGTTTTTGTTGGTTTCGGCGCTTCTGAGACGTTAATGACCGCACTTCATAAAGGACTGCTCGATGCCACTGTTACGGTTTGTGAAGGTGCTGGCACTGTTATTACCTCCAATCCTGCTTTAGTACAGGGTATAGGTGCGAGATTAGGCGGGGTAATAGAGACCAGCCCGGTGGGAGCTATTTTGAGGGGCATAAGCGAAAGAGGAGGTGTAACACTCGTGCCACCTGCGATAGATCAGCCTGCGGGACTGCGTATTGCACTTCGTATGGGCTATAAAAGAGTGGGTGTGACTGTGTGCACAGTTGAAGATGCCGAGCAATGCCGGGCTATAAGTGAAGATGCAATCATATTCGGTGTACATCTAACAGGCATTACGAGGAGCGATGCAGAGAGGCTCCTTCAAGTTGCTGATCTGGTTACTGCCTGTGCATCACGGTATATAAGGGAACTGGCGAAGGAGCGAGTGATTTTACAGGCTGGTACTGCTATTCCGATATTTGCACTCACACCAGCGGGTAAGGAATTATTACTGGAACGTGCGAAGGAGATCGAAGATAGATTGCTGTTGAGTGCTATGCAATTGCCGATGTTACCAGCAGAGAAGCAGCCGATACCGCTGGTTTAATGTGAGTTTGAGTTGAGTGTGTATGTGAGGGATGCGAGTTGAGAGTGGAGAGGATAGGACTGACCGGCAAGCCGAGGGTAGGCAAGTCAACGCTCATAAAGAGTTTGATAAAGG
It encodes:
- a CDS encoding DUF2099 family protein, which codes for MNNRNKDRHVIETLGRARVVVEDGKVVEIGRPVLKYCPLWAKIRGIEEINERVIRDNVEFRIRDFGMCTAERALELDVFVGFGASETLMTALHKGLLDATVTVCEGAGTVITSNPALVQGIGARLGGVIETSPVGAILRGISERGGVTLVPPAIDQPAGLRIALRMGYKRVGVTVCTVEDAEQCRAISEDAIIFGVHLTGITRSDAERLLQVADLVTACASRYIRELAKERVILQAGTAIPIFALTPAGKELLLERAKEIEDRLLLSAMQLPMLPAEKQPIPLV